The following are from one region of the Siniperca chuatsi isolate FFG_IHB_CAS linkage group LG13, ASM2008510v1, whole genome shotgun sequence genome:
- the LOC122886985 gene encoding immunoglobulin lambda-1 light chain-like codes for MLSLPAAALCCLCSALVAMAAELIQDDLTLTRRVGEAVAISCGGSDQCSTNYVYWYQKKDREAFTRILRITRSDGQVYSGYNHPQINDFSAVNKQNGCELKIQKANVYHSASYYCSCWKRVTHRYYYYIFGSGTKLYVTDEQMVKPVVSVYPAASRAHLEGKSSLLCLASAMFPPLVQFSWKRQKENGPLEDLPSAEGEQLEFRELGCTAAIRVIDRDALNTYKYRCYVQHEGGTVEAQTEQGVSAPTSPPTSLQTSLPTSPSTSPPPSTPPSIPTSPPPAASVQYQCRVKLLCLLYTVLIVKSLVYCCGLSLLMILRNKGPSTNCTQAD; via the exons ATGCTTtccctcccagctgctgctctgtgctgtctgtgttcag cgctggttgccatggcagcagaGCTGATTCAGGATGATTTAACATTGACCAGGAGAGTTGGTGAAGCTGTCGCCATCAGCTGTGGAGGATCTGACCAGTGTTCTACTAATTATGTATACTGGTAccagaagaaagacagagaagcatTCACACGGATTCTTAGAATTACCAGGAGTGATGGTCAAGTTTATTCAGGCTACAATCATCCTCAGATAAATGATTTCTCAGCTGTGAATAAACAGAACGGCTGTGAGTTGAAGATCCAGAAAGCTAACGTCTATCATTCAGCCTCCTACTACTGCTCCTGTTGGAAGAGAGTTACCCACA gatactactactacatctTTGGCTCTGGAACTAAACTGTATGTAACAG ATGAGCAGATGGTGAAGCCCGTGGTGAGCGTGTACCCAGCAGCATCCAGAGCCCACCTGGAGGGGAAGAGCTCCCTGCTGTGTCTGGCCTCAGCCATGTTTCCTCCTCTGGTCCAGTTCTCCtggaaaagacaaaaggagaatGGTCCTCTGGAGGATCTGCCCTCTGCTGAGGGAGAGCAGCTGGAGTTCAGAGAGTTGGGATGCACCGCCGCCATCAGAGTTATTGATCGTGACGCTCTCAACACATATAAATACCGCTGCTATGTCCAGCACGAGGGGGGCACAGTGGAGGCCCAAACAGAACAAG ggGTTTCTGCACCAACATCACCTCCAACATCACTTCAAACATCACTTCCAACATCACCTTCAACATCACCTCCACCATCAACTCCACCATCAATTCCAACATCACCTCCACCAGCAGCCTCAGTCCAGTATCAGTGCAGGGTGAAGCTGCTCTGTCTGCTGTACACAGTGCTGATAGTGAAGAGTCTGGTATACTGCTGTGGACTCTCTTTGCTGATGATCCTCAGAAACAAGGGACCGTCCACCAACTGCACACAAGCTGACTGA